Proteins encoded within one genomic window of Pseudalkalibacillus sp. SCS-8:
- a CDS encoding molybdenum cofactor biosynthesis protein B translates to MSVAEHKREAPEQVNVRVVTVSDTRTEETDKSGKLILDALEQNGHRIISYTIVKDEIEFIFDAINDGAVDSSTDAIILNGGTGIAKRDVTVEAVSGMLHKEIPGFGELFRMLSYTEDIGSAAIMSRAVAGVYEDTAVFSIPGSSGAVKLAMSKLIIPELNHIVREIRKD, encoded by the coding sequence GTGAGTGTAGCTGAACATAAACGAGAAGCGCCCGAACAAGTGAATGTTAGAGTCGTAACGGTCAGTGATACCCGGACGGAAGAGACGGATAAGAGCGGAAAATTAATTCTTGATGCACTTGAACAAAATGGCCATCGAATCATTTCCTATACCATTGTAAAGGATGAAATTGAATTCATATTCGATGCAATCAATGATGGAGCGGTTGATTCATCAACGGATGCAATCATCCTGAATGGCGGGACTGGAATTGCGAAACGAGATGTCACGGTTGAGGCTGTATCCGGCATGTTACATAAAGAGATACCTGGATTCGGCGAATTGTTCCGGATGCTAAGTTACACAGAAGACATCGGATCTGCGGCAATAATGAGCCGGGCAGTCGCCGGAGTTTATGAAGATACCGCCGTCTTTTCAATTCCAGGCTCAAGCGGAGCAGTCAAGCTCGCAATGTCGAAGCTGATCATACCTGAATTGAACCATATTGTACGCGAAATACGAAAGGATTGA
- a CDS encoding Na+/H+ antiporter NhaC family protein codes for MQPEKVTFTTKELILLVVITVSGLLTAVSFGFQLLIGFFPGFGFLIHKIIQKGISFESIRHTAIKGIHRNREIIWLLSLIGILLPSWAIIGTVPNMVAFILSIIQPEHFLLLAFLMTMVISMILGTSVGSLSVIGLPLIGTAQALGVPLDWTAGALISGAFVGDRSSPLSSAFQLLASSLEIETKKQFMAIIPTAFLTIIVSSGLFAWLDQSLALDNRDQNGASFTWMMTEWIVYIPLVILIIAVLIGIRIRYSFMLSIAASFITLLVKGLPVVEWVHAIVFGIDGIGGFLGMVPFIIFISVVGIYSEILERYQIVQPYINKLLNNGQSLTVNSVQGVSLAFAISLISPNQSFPIILNGRMLLPHWKKYFNPQQLARVVSDSTMVYAGLVPWSLLAVLCSTILGVPVLQYMMFAFFLWLSPLITIGYSFFREKKAHLAHNI; via the coding sequence ATGCAGCCTGAAAAAGTCACATTTACAACGAAAGAACTCATCTTACTTGTGGTCATTACGGTTTCCGGATTATTAACAGCCGTCTCCTTCGGATTTCAACTGCTGATCGGTTTCTTTCCAGGGTTCGGCTTTTTGATCCACAAAATTATCCAAAAGGGTATTTCTTTTGAGAGTATTCGGCATACCGCAATAAAGGGTATACATCGTAATCGGGAAATCATATGGCTGCTTTCATTGATTGGCATTCTTCTGCCTTCTTGGGCGATCATCGGAACTGTACCGAATATGGTTGCCTTTATCTTATCCATCATTCAGCCGGAGCACTTTCTGCTTTTAGCATTTTTGATGACGATGGTCATTTCGATGATTCTTGGCACTTCGGTAGGGAGCTTGAGTGTGATCGGACTACCCTTGATTGGGACCGCTCAAGCCCTCGGCGTACCATTGGATTGGACAGCAGGAGCACTCATTTCAGGTGCATTCGTCGGTGATCGATCTTCCCCATTATCGAGTGCCTTTCAATTGCTCGCCTCTTCACTTGAAATCGAGACCAAAAAGCAATTCATGGCCATTATCCCGACTGCATTCCTAACCATTATCGTAAGCAGTGGGCTGTTTGCATGGCTGGATCAGTCTCTAGCATTGGACAATCGTGATCAAAATGGCGCTTCGTTCACATGGATGATGACAGAGTGGATCGTGTACATTCCACTGGTGATTTTAATCATTGCAGTCTTGATAGGTATTAGAATTCGCTATTCCTTCATGTTGAGTATAGCGGCTTCTTTTATAACGCTTCTTGTAAAGGGCCTCCCAGTCGTTGAATGGGTACATGCCATTGTATTCGGCATCGATGGAATTGGTGGATTTTTAGGAATGGTTCCATTCATCATCTTCATCAGTGTAGTAGGGATCTATAGTGAAATTTTAGAGAGGTACCAAATCGTCCAACCTTATATCAACAAATTGCTGAACAACGGCCAATCATTGACTGTAAATTCTGTTCAAGGTGTGTCTTTGGCATTTGCGATCTCACTCATTTCACCGAATCAATCTTTCCCGATCATCTTGAACGGAAGAATGCTGCTGCCTCATTGGAAGAAGTATTTCAATCCACAACAGCTCGCCAGGGTCGTCAGTGATTCAACGATGGTTTACGCTGGACTTGTGCCCTGGAGCCTGCTTGCTGTTTTATGCAGTACGATCTTAGGAGTCCCGGTCCTTCAATACATGATGTTTGCTTTCTTTTTATGGCTATCACCTCTGATTACAATCGGCTATTCCTTCTTTCGTGAAAAGAAAGCACATCTCGCCCATAACATTTAA
- a CDS encoding class I SAM-dependent methyltransferase, with amino-acid sequence MAEFKKVESFYRLLHETATILSEQDQSTYLDGLALTGEYLVQGGIPDRFDDQTKQDLLYKYESISLDDLTKEEIRKGFQLAILKGMQDGVQSHHAMTPDAVALFVGYLVEKTISKKERITLLDPAIGTGNLVSALLNQIKKPVFSYGSEVDETLIKLAYASLNAQEHDIQLYHQDSLKSLMIDPVDVVVTDLPVGYYPDDQTASNYQLKADSGHSLAHHLMIEQGLRHAKEGGFLFFLIPNFLFAGDEAKKLNSFLKEEAVIHGLLQLPLTMFKKEEQAKSIFFLQKKGEDVEPPKEALMAELPSFSEPQALQGIVAKIDNWFKTSFTG; translated from the coding sequence ATTGACCGGTGAATACCTCGTCCAGGGGGGCATACCGGATCGATTTGATGACCAGACAAAACAGGATCTACTCTATAAATACGAGTCCATTTCATTAGATGATTTAACGAAGGAAGAAATCAGGAAAGGCTTCCAATTAGCGATCTTGAAAGGGATGCAGGATGGTGTTCAATCTCATCATGCTATGACGCCGGATGCTGTAGCCTTGTTTGTCGGGTACTTGGTGGAAAAGACGATCTCGAAGAAAGAGCGTATCACGTTGCTCGATCCAGCAATCGGCACAGGAAATCTCGTTTCTGCCCTACTAAATCAAATTAAGAAGCCTGTTTTCAGTTACGGTTCTGAGGTGGACGAGACGTTGATCAAGCTGGCTTATGCAAGCCTTAATGCCCAAGAGCATGATATACAGCTTTATCACCAGGATAGTTTGAAATCCCTCATGATTGACCCAGTCGATGTCGTGGTGACAGACTTGCCGGTCGGGTATTATCCTGATGATCAGACCGCATCCAATTATCAGCTTAAGGCAGATTCAGGTCATTCCTTGGCCCACCATCTCATGATTGAACAGGGGTTGAGGCATGCCAAGGAAGGCGGCTTCCTGTTTTTCCTTATTCCGAACTTCCTATTTGCGGGCGATGAAGCGAAGAAACTGAACAGCTTCCTGAAAGAAGAGGCTGTCATTCACGGGTTGCTTCAGTTGCCATTGACGATGTTCAAAAAAGAAGAGCAGGCAAAAAGCATTTTCTTTTTACAAAAGAAAGGAGAAGACGTCGAACCGCCTAAAGAAGCCTTGATGGCTGAACTTCCTAGCTTTTCTGAGCCTCAGGCGCTGCAAGGTATTGTGGCCAAGATCGATAATTGGTTTAAGACGTCGTTTACTGGTTAA
- the ald gene encoding alanine dehydrogenase, producing the protein MRIGVPREIKNNENRVAMTPAGVVNLLTSGHEVYIEKDAGVGSGFTDEQYVEAGAHIVDTAEEAWSMEMVMKVKEPLKEEYQYFREGLILFTYLHLAAEPELTKALIDNKVVGIAYETVQLPNRSLPLLTPMSEVAGRMATQIGASFLEKPHGGMGILLGGVPGVKRGKVTVIGGGVAGTNAAKIAVGLGASVTVIDLNPERLRQLDDIFGSDINTLMSNPLNIAESVVDSDLVIGAVLIPGAKAPKLVTEEMIKEMRKGSVLVDVAIDQGGIFETTDRITTHDNPTYDKHGVVHYAVANMPGAVPRTSTIALTNVTVPYALQIANKGYEKACQENEALLKGINTLDGYVTYEAVSQAHQLEYKDVRKMLS; encoded by the coding sequence ATGCGAATTGGTGTACCAAGAGAAATTAAGAACAATGAAAATCGTGTTGCAATGACTCCAGCCGGGGTTGTGAACTTATTGACTTCCGGTCATGAAGTTTACATTGAAAAAGATGCTGGTGTAGGCTCAGGATTTACAGATGAACAATACGTTGAAGCGGGTGCTCACATCGTTGATACGGCTGAAGAAGCGTGGAGTATGGAAATGGTCATGAAGGTCAAAGAACCTTTGAAAGAGGAATATCAATATTTCCGAGAAGGGTTGATCTTATTTACATACCTTCACTTAGCAGCTGAACCGGAATTGACGAAAGCACTTATTGATAATAAGGTTGTCGGAATTGCCTATGAAACCGTTCAACTTCCGAACCGCAGCCTTCCATTACTCACACCAATGAGTGAAGTTGCAGGACGCATGGCGACTCAAATCGGTGCTTCATTCCTTGAAAAGCCACATGGTGGCATGGGGATCCTACTTGGAGGAGTACCTGGTGTCAAACGCGGAAAGGTTACGGTTATCGGTGGCGGTGTAGCTGGAACGAATGCAGCCAAGATTGCTGTCGGACTTGGAGCAAGCGTAACCGTAATCGACTTGAACCCTGAACGTTTACGTCAGTTAGATGATATTTTCGGTTCAGATATCAATACGTTGATGTCTAATCCGTTGAATATTGCAGAGTCAGTCGTGGATTCTGATCTTGTCATCGGTGCCGTCCTCATCCCTGGCGCAAAAGCACCGAAACTTGTTACAGAAGAAATGATTAAAGAGATGCGTAAGGGATCTGTCCTTGTGGATGTGGCCATTGACCAAGGCGGTATTTTTGAAACGACTGATCGCATTACGACTCACGATAACCCGACTTACGATAAGCATGGGGTTGTCCACTATGCAGTGGCGAACATGCCAGGTGCTGTTCCACGTACGTCAACGATTGCTTTGACAAATGTGACAGTACCATATGCGCTGCAAATCGCAAACAAAGGCTATGAAAAAGCATGCCAGGAAAACGAAGCTTTATTGAAAGGCATCAACACGCTTGATGGTTATGTGACATACGAAGCTGTTTCCCAGGCGCATCAATTAGAATATAAAGATGTCCGAAAAATGCTTTCGTAA
- a CDS encoding acetate kinase, whose translation MQKVLAINAGSSSLKFQLLKMPEEAVITKGLVERIGLPDSVFTIEVNGEKVKEVTDIEDHSVAVKMLLDKLINHNIIGSYDEIEGIGHRVVHGGEKFNDSVLITDEVIKEIEEVSDLAPLHNPANIVGIKAFKEILPDVPAVAVFDTAFHQTMPEQSFLYSLPYDYYKEFGIRKYGFHGTSHKYVSQRCAELLGRPIEQLRLISCHLGNGASIAAIEGGKSIDTSMGFTPLAGVTMGTRSGNIDPALIPYIMDKTGKTAEEVMNVLNKESGLLGVSGFSSDLRDIEQQAEEGNERAELALEVFAGRIHKYIGSYASKMHGIDAIVFTAGIGENSDVIRERVLKGLEFMGVYWDPALNKVRGKEAFLNYPHSPVKVLIIPTNEEVMIARDTVRLSQ comes from the coding sequence ATGCAAAAGGTACTGGCCATTAATGCCGGAAGTTCATCATTGAAATTCCAGCTGTTAAAAATGCCTGAGGAAGCAGTCATAACAAAAGGACTTGTCGAACGAATCGGCCTTCCTGACAGCGTGTTCACAATCGAGGTTAACGGTGAAAAGGTGAAAGAAGTGACAGACATCGAAGATCATTCAGTTGCGGTCAAGATGCTCTTGGATAAATTGATCAACCACAATATCATCGGTTCTTATGATGAAATTGAAGGGATCGGGCACCGGGTCGTCCACGGCGGTGAGAAATTCAACGATTCCGTGTTGATTACGGATGAAGTCATTAAAGAGATTGAAGAGGTTTCTGATTTGGCTCCTCTACACAATCCAGCAAACATTGTCGGAATCAAAGCATTTAAAGAGATACTTCCAGATGTTCCAGCTGTTGCGGTATTTGATACGGCGTTCCACCAGACGATGCCTGAGCAATCATTCCTTTACAGTCTTCCATATGATTATTATAAGGAGTTCGGAATCAGAAAATATGGTTTCCACGGCACAAGCCACAAATATGTCTCTCAACGTTGTGCTGAACTATTAGGCCGACCGATTGAGCAGCTACGCTTGATTTCATGTCACCTTGGAAATGGAGCGAGTATCGCAGCCATCGAAGGTGGAAAATCAATCGATACATCCATGGGATTCACTCCACTTGCAGGTGTGACAATGGGTACGCGTTCTGGAAACATTGACCCAGCACTTATTCCGTATATCATGGATAAGACCGGAAAGACAGCAGAGGAAGTCATGAACGTGTTGAACAAGGAAAGTGGATTGCTAGGTGTATCCGGATTTTCTAGTGACCTGCGTGACATTGAACAACAGGCTGAGGAAGGTAATGAGCGTGCCGAGCTTGCATTAGAGGTATTTGCAGGGCGAATTCACAAATACATTGGTTCATATGCTTCAAAAATGCACGGAATTGATGCGATTGTGTTCACAGCTGGTATTGGAGAAAACAGTGATGTCATTCGCGAACGTGTCTTGAAAGGACTTGAGTTCATGGGCGTATATTGGGACCCAGCCTTGAACAAGGTGCGTGGAAAGGAAGCATTCCTGAACTATCCACATTCACCTGTAAAAGTACTGATCATCCCGACAAACGAAGAAGTGATGATTGCACGAGATACTGTACGTCTTTCGCAATAA
- a CDS encoding EcsC family protein, producing the protein MDWSKNEKQIWSSIEKWEQEYFTYVPTDFSRAYVRTFDEAMEKLSPKWRDKALHTIDNLLFHLHSIILNSQFQQDTKQRVLLSAQAMNADVAVFEDIADCRIEQLRYIAQHQVAKHRLLSFAQGGLSGAGGLLFLGIDIPASIAAHLRSIQVIALSYGYAINQPYETMLSLKVFHAATLPKEHQQNAWEKLLSEATEPDMNPYFFDTDEVVADQQWTRHLVGLIGKGVILFTLRKRLIQGIPLMGMVYGAAANYQLSRQITDFANHFYQKRWLLEKHHKE; encoded by the coding sequence ATGGATTGGTCAAAGAACGAGAAACAAATATGGTCTTCGATTGAAAAGTGGGAACAGGAATATTTTACATATGTCCCGACAGACTTCAGCAGGGCTTACGTTCGGACTTTCGACGAAGCGATGGAAAAACTGAGTCCGAAATGGAGAGATAAAGCTTTACATACAATCGATAATTTACTCTTCCACTTGCATTCGATCATTCTGAACAGCCAGTTTCAGCAGGATACGAAGCAAAGAGTACTCCTTTCAGCTCAGGCAATGAATGCAGATGTGGCGGTATTCGAAGATATAGCGGATTGCCGAATTGAACAATTGCGCTATATCGCACAACACCAAGTGGCAAAGCATCGACTGTTGTCATTTGCTCAGGGAGGGCTTAGTGGTGCAGGAGGACTTCTGTTCTTAGGAATCGATATCCCGGCAAGCATTGCCGCACATCTTAGATCCATCCAAGTTATTGCTTTGTCCTATGGGTATGCAATCAATCAGCCGTATGAAACGATGCTATCACTGAAGGTTTTCCATGCTGCTACGCTTCCGAAGGAGCATCAGCAAAACGCATGGGAAAAGCTACTGAGTGAAGCGACTGAACCGGATATGAATCCATATTTCTTTGATACGGATGAAGTCGTTGCTGATCAACAATGGACCCGTCATCTTGTGGGATTAATAGGAAAAGGGGTCATCCTGTTCACGTTGAGGAAGCGATTGATTCAAGGTATTCCGTTGATGGGGATGGTGTATGGTGCAGCAGCAAATTATCAATTATCCCGACAAATCACCGATTTTGCTAATCATTTTTACCAAAAAAGATGGTTGCTTGAGAAGCATCATAAGGAGTGA